In a single window of the Streptomyces cinnabarinus genome:
- a CDS encoding diaminobutyrate--2-oxoglutarate transaminase family protein, protein MAGACADGTGEVGAPAPGAREQGGRRPGGRAAGSGARSSWHEGILRRQSARESAARTYARALPIVPVRARGMTIEGADGRRYLDCLSGAGTLALGHNHPVVLEAIRKVLDSGAPLHVLDLATPVKDAFTTELFRTLPPGLADHARVQFCGPAGTDAVEAAFKLVRTATGRSGLLAFTGAYHGMTTGALEASGNAFDVRVARLPYPQDYRCPFGVAGERGAELAARWTESVLDDPKSGVPHPAGMILEPVQGEGGVIPAPDDWLRRMRQLTADRSIPLIVDEVQTGVGRTGAFWAVEHSGVTPDVMVLSKAIGGSLPLAVVVYHEDLDAWEPGAHAGTFRGNQLAMAAGTATLAHVRENGLAERARHLGARMLTELRAVAAEFTCVGDIRGRGLMIGVEVVDPGEGPTPKQHPEPTQDPTRTEGTHDARPPAPELAAAVQRECLRRGLIVELGGRHNSVVRLLPPLTISDEQAAAVLDRLTDAIHTAARAHTETRPRH, encoded by the coding sequence ATGGCGGGGGCGTGTGCGGACGGGACCGGTGAGGTCGGCGCGCCCGCGCCGGGGGCGCGTGAGCAGGGTGGGCGGAGGCCCGGAGGGCGTGCGGCCGGTTCGGGTGCGCGCTCCTCCTGGCACGAGGGGATCCTGCGACGGCAGTCGGCGCGCGAATCGGCGGCGCGCACCTACGCGCGGGCCCTGCCGATCGTGCCGGTACGGGCGCGCGGAATGACGATCGAGGGGGCGGACGGACGCCGGTACCTGGACTGTCTCTCCGGCGCCGGAACCCTGGCCCTCGGCCACAACCACCCCGTCGTCCTGGAGGCGATCCGCAAGGTCCTGGACTCCGGTGCCCCCTTGCACGTTCTCGACCTCGCGACCCCGGTGAAGGACGCCTTCACCACCGAACTGTTCCGCACGCTGCCCCCCGGACTCGCCGACCACGCACGCGTGCAGTTCTGCGGACCCGCCGGAACCGATGCCGTGGAGGCCGCGTTCAAGCTGGTCCGCACCGCCACCGGCCGAAGCGGCCTGCTCGCCTTCACCGGCGCCTACCATGGCATGACCACCGGCGCCCTCGAAGCCTCTGGCAACGCCTTCGACGTCCGCGTTGCCCGCCTGCCCTACCCCCAGGACTACCGCTGCCCCTTCGGCGTCGCCGGCGAACGCGGTGCCGAACTCGCCGCCCGCTGGACCGAATCCGTCCTTGACGACCCCAAGTCGGGGGTACCGCACCCCGCCGGGATGATCCTCGAACCCGTACAGGGCGAGGGAGGAGTCATCCCCGCCCCCGACGACTGGCTGCGCCGCATGCGGCAGCTCACGGCCGACCGCTCCATCCCACTCATCGTCGACGAGGTCCAGACCGGCGTCGGCCGCACCGGCGCCTTCTGGGCCGTCGAGCACAGCGGAGTCACCCCCGACGTGATGGTCCTCTCCAAGGCCATCGGCGGCAGCCTCCCGCTGGCCGTGGTGGTCTACCACGAAGACCTCGACGCCTGGGAACCCGGCGCCCACGCGGGCACCTTCCGAGGCAACCAACTCGCCATGGCAGCGGGCACGGCAACCCTCGCCCACGTCCGCGAGAACGGCCTCGCCGAGCGCGCCCGACACCTCGGCGCCCGCATGCTTACCGAACTCCGGGCAGTGGCCGCCGAGTTCACCTGCGTCGGCGATATCCGGGGCAGGGGCCTGATGATCGGGGTCGAGGTGGTGGACCCGGGGGAGGGGCCGACACCGAAACAGCACCCGGAGCCGACCCAGGATCCGACGCGGACCGAGGGCACCCACGACGCGCGCCCTCCAGCCCCCGAACTCGCCGCCGCCGTCCAACGGGAGTGTCTGCGACGAGGACTCATCGTCGAACTCGGCGGCCGTCACAACAGCGTCGTACGGCTCCTCCCACCCCTGACGATCAGCGACGAACAGGCAGCCGCGGTCCTCGACCGCCTCACCGACGCCATCCACACGGCCGCCCGAGCCCACACCGAGACCCGACCCCGCCACTGA
- a CDS encoding IucA/IucC family protein: protein MGAAGSEPGARPESGKAETPGSPRPEDTVPSPQRTPEQDGAPVAERLRQPAADFRRHPDPHTAAQAAAVENLLRCWVREFGLPAPVDGALRVPLPNSGTALIAPVHHWSPTGWHRFGLPHLEGAPEHSPPADAVTVAALLARETPNASECQEGREPQGGLEGTETWDGTWSGTESSDIGAIAARQGTPAASDRTDLVSRVADSVRRTALFISDRRERPADGPDLFLSAEQALVLGHPLHPAPKSREGLSDAEVHLYSPELRGSFPLHWIAVVPSVLATDSAWTERGRPVTAPQLTTRLAGPGLPLPDTHAALPLHPWQLREIRNRPGTAALFDAGLLRDLGPHGAPWHPTSSVRTVHRSGAPAMLKLSLGLRITNSRRENLRKELHRGVEVHRLLRAGLSSRWQSAHPSFDIVRDPAWLAVDGPQGEPVPGLDVMIRHNPFHPAADVSCIAGLVSPRPQPAQTNASGSSRPTSPAWGSRLADLVTRLAARTGRPRGAVSAEWFLRYLEHVVRPVLWLDAEAGIALEAHQQNTLLLLDPDGWPTGGRYRDNQGYYFRESRREELDARLPGIGKHSDTFVPDDVTDERFAYYLAINNVFGLIGAFGSQSLADERLLLAAFRRFLGDVASGPAPLRTSLPARLLDSSTLRCKANLLTRLHGLDELVGPVDTQSVYVTIANPLHSPHF from the coding sequence GTGGGTGCTGCCGGCTCGGAGCCGGGAGCCCGCCCTGAGTCAGGGAAGGCGGAGACTCCCGGCTCACCGCGCCCGGAGGACACGGTTCCCTCACCGCAGCGGACCCCGGAACAAGACGGTGCCCCCGTCGCCGAGCGCCTGCGCCAACCCGCCGCCGACTTCCGCCGGCACCCCGACCCGCACACCGCGGCCCAGGCTGCCGCCGTGGAGAACCTGCTCCGCTGCTGGGTGCGGGAATTCGGCCTCCCCGCTCCCGTGGACGGGGCCCTCCGCGTCCCTCTCCCCAACAGCGGTACGGCCCTGATCGCACCGGTCCACCACTGGTCCCCCACAGGCTGGCACCGCTTCGGCCTGCCGCACCTGGAGGGCGCCCCGGAACACTCCCCACCTGCCGACGCGGTCACAGTCGCGGCGCTGCTCGCCCGGGAGACGCCGAATGCATCGGAGTGCCAGGAGGGCAGGGAACCCCAGGGTGGGCTGGAGGGCACGGAAACCTGGGACGGAACCTGGAGCGGAACCGAAAGCTCCGACATTGGGGCAATCGCCGCCAGGCAAGGGACACCCGCCGCCTCTGACCGCACCGACCTGGTCTCCCGAGTCGCCGACTCGGTACGCCGGACCGCCCTGTTCATCAGCGACCGCCGGGAACGGCCGGCCGACGGCCCCGACCTCTTCCTCAGTGCGGAACAGGCACTGGTCCTTGGACACCCCCTCCACCCCGCCCCGAAGAGCCGCGAAGGCCTCTCGGACGCCGAAGTTCACCTCTACTCACCCGAACTGCGCGGCTCCTTTCCCCTCCACTGGATCGCGGTAGTTCCCTCCGTCCTCGCCACCGACTCCGCCTGGACAGAACGCGGCCGCCCTGTCACCGCGCCCCAGCTCACGACCCGACTCGCCGGCCCCGGGCTCCCACTGCCCGACACCCACGCGGCCCTGCCCCTGCACCCCTGGCAGCTCCGCGAGATCCGCAACCGCCCCGGGACCGCCGCCCTGTTCGACGCCGGACTGCTCCGGGACCTGGGTCCTCACGGCGCCCCTTGGCACCCCACCTCCTCCGTACGGACCGTCCACCGATCCGGCGCCCCCGCCATGCTCAAGCTCTCGTTGGGCCTGCGCATCACCAACTCCCGTCGTGAGAATCTCCGCAAGGAACTGCACCGCGGTGTCGAGGTCCACCGCCTTCTGCGTGCCGGTCTGTCAAGCCGCTGGCAGTCCGCACACCCCAGCTTCGACATCGTCCGCGACCCGGCCTGGCTCGCCGTCGACGGACCGCAGGGTGAGCCGGTCCCCGGGCTGGACGTGATGATCAGGCACAACCCCTTCCATCCGGCTGCCGATGTCTCCTGCATCGCCGGACTCGTCTCCCCCCGACCGCAGCCCGCGCAGACGAACGCCTCCGGCAGCTCCCGACCGACCTCGCCGGCCTGGGGGTCCCGTCTCGCCGACCTCGTCACCCGCCTCGCCGCCCGCACCGGCCGACCCCGAGGCGCCGTGTCCGCCGAGTGGTTCCTGCGCTACCTCGAACACGTGGTCCGCCCGGTGCTCTGGCTGGACGCCGAGGCAGGGATCGCCCTGGAGGCGCACCAGCAGAACACCCTGCTCCTGCTGGACCCGGACGGCTGGCCCACCGGCGGCCGCTACCGCGACAACCAGGGCTACTACTTCCGCGAGTCCCGCCGCGAGGAACTCGACGCCCGACTGCCCGGCATCGGCAAACACAGCGACACCTTCGTCCCCGACGACGTGACAGACGAGCGCTTCGCCTACTACCTCGCCATCAACAACGTGTTCGGTCTCATCGGCGCGTTCGGCTCCCAGAGCCTCGCCGACGAGCGACTGCTGCTCGCCGCCTTCCGTCGATTCCTCGGCGACGTGGCCTCCGGCCCCGCACCCCTGCGTACCTCGCTTCCGGCCCGCCTGCTCGACTCATCCACGTTGCGCTGCAAAGCCAACCTCCTGACCCGCCTGCACGGCCTGGACGAACTCGTCGGCCCGGTCGACACCCAGTCCGTCTACGTCACCATCGCCAACCCCCTGCACTCCCCGCATTTCTGA